The Neovison vison isolate M4711 chromosome 13, ASM_NN_V1, whole genome shotgun sequence genome includes a region encoding these proteins:
- the LOC122893064 gene encoding heterogeneous nuclear ribonucleoprotein A1, with amino-acid sequence MSKSESPKEPEQLRKLFIGGLSFETTDESLRSHFEQWGTLTDCVVMRDPNTKRSRGFGFVTYATVEEVDAAMNARPHKVDGRVVEPKRAVSREDSQRPGAHLTVKKIFVGGIKEDTEEHHLRDYFEQYGKIEVIEIMTDRGSGKKRGFAFVTFDDHDSVDKIVIQKYHTVNGHNCEVRKALSKQEMASASSSQRGRSGSGNFGGGRGGGFGGNDNFGRGGNFSGRGGFGGSRGGGGYGGSGDGYNGFGNDGSNFGGGGSYNDFGNYNNQSSNFGPMKGGNFGGRSSGPYGGGGQYFAKPRNQGGYGGSSSSSSYGSGRRF; translated from the coding sequence ATGTCTAAGTCAGAGTCTCCCAAAGAGCCTGAACAGCTGCGGAAGCTCTTCATCGGAGGTCTGAGCTTTGAAACAACCGATGAGAGTCTGAGGAGCCATTTTGAGCAATGGGGAACACTTACGGACTGTGTGGTAATGAGAGATCCGAACACCAAGCGCTCCAGAGGCTTTGGGTTTGTCACATATGCCACTGTGGAGGAGGTGGATGCAGCCATGAATGCAAGGCCACACAAGGTGGATGGAAGAGTTGTGGAACCAAAGAGGGCtgtctcaagagaagattctcaaagacctggtgcccacttaactgtgaaaaagatttttgttggtggcattaaagaagacactgaagaacatcatctaagagattatttcgaacagtatgggaaaatcgaagtgattgagatcatgactgaccgaggcagtggcaaaaagaggggttttgcttttgtaacatttgatgaccatgattctgtagacaagattgtcattcaaaaataccatactgtgaatggccacaactgtgaagtaaggaaagcgctctctaagcaagagatggctagtgcttcatccagccaaagaggtcgaagtggttctggaaactttggtggtggtcgtggaggtggttttggtgggaatgacaactttggtcgcggaggaaacttcagtggtcgaggtggctttggtggcagtcgaggtggtggtggatatggtggcagtggggatggctataacggatttggtaatgatggaagcaactttggaggtggtggaagctataatgattttggcaattacaacaatcaatcctcaaattttggacccatgaaaggaggcaattttggaggcagaagctctggccCTTATGGTGGTGGAGGCCAATACTTCGCCAAACCACGAAACCAAGGTGGCTATggtggttccagcagcagcagcagttatggcagtggcagaaggttttaa